The Raphanus sativus cultivar WK10039 unplaced genomic scaffold, ASM80110v3 Scaffold0329, whole genome shotgun sequence DNA window ATATCATGCCTGAATGTGTTTATGTGAGCAAGACATTGGTGTCTTTGAAGCTCGTACGAATAGGGCTTAAAAACCCCAAGTTTGATGTTTCTCTACCTTGTCTCAAGATCATGCATCTAGCAAACATTTTTTTCAAGAGGTCTGATGATGAAGGTTTAAGTATTATGGATTACTTGTGTGGTGATGGTCATTTGATTATGAAGAAGCTCATCTCAGGCTCTCCAGTTCTAGAAAATTTTACCATGGAAGTTTCAATTGGTTTAGCAACAGGGTTCACCGGTTATCCTTTGGTCAATTCTTTTTGGACCAATGTGCCTCAGTGTTTATCATCCACTTTGGAATATGTTACGATTAGCCTAACTATTATTGAGAATGAAACTGGGATTAAACTAGTGAATTACTTTCTTGAGAATTCAGCAGTCCTCAAGAAACTGACTCTGACTTGCAAATATTATAATAAGCTCAAACGAGAGATGGCAGAGAGTTATTACACGAAGCTTCTTACATCCACAAGGCTTTCTACAAGATGTCAGGTTCTCGTCTCTTGACATGCAGCTTCTGATGAGTTATGAAAATTGTCTTTATTGAACATTTGTGTGGTAATCATTTATTTTCACGGAAATTGCAGCTATTATTACTTAGTTCATTTTATACACATGGTTTATTAGGTTTGATCATCTTCCTTCGTTTTGGATTCTTTAACTATGTGGATGATCTTTTGCATTGTCTGATTCAAGTCTTTATtcttatttgaattttttttaagagtATGATTATATATCACATTATTCCTAGTATTATTCGATACGTCTtgctaaaataattaatggagGCACTGGATTTCTCAAGTTGTGGGTTCTAGACTTCTAGTGGATCGTGAGAATCATATATGGTCATTGGTCGACGAAGATGTACCAAAGCAAACGACCCCCTTCTATGGTACATTTGTACTTGAGAATGGGGACTAATCAATAACATAGCTTTTACAGATTCTGGAACAATCTGAGAGTGTAGCTTGTCCTCTTTGTTTAGGCCTTGTAGCTTGTCCTCTTTGTTTAGGCCTTGGGCCGTCCTGTGTTTCTTATATGAGGCCCAATACTTTGTTTGCTTCGCCGAGTTTTAAGATTCCTAATTTAACACAGCTAACTCTTTCTTCACAGTTAAAAAAGAGGTCAATATTACAAATCATTCCTCGTGAGTAGGGCCTACTCGTGAgtttaattaatagaattagtTATTACAAAAACCCTAGTAAAAATTAAATGCAAGTGGATTAACTgcggtggtatcagagccgtcGATCTCAAAAACACAGGATTTGGAAAGAAACTGGGCCCCACGTTTCGACCACTTCCCAAAGACCCATAGATTCAGCagcctttctctctctctctctctcccccctgCTTCCCTTTTAAGACCAAacatctctatctctctctctctttcagcCATTACCAGAGCTCAACGAGCTCTCTATTCTCTACACACTTCTTCTTAAAAGAGGAAAATCGGatcttaacaattttttttgcaaGATGCAGACGACCAACGGCTCAGATTCATCGTTAGCAACTCCCGGAGCGACGACGCCTCCGCCGCCTCAGCAGtggcaacaacaacaacagcaacattGGATGGCGGCCATGCAGTATCCAGGCGCAGCGGC harbors:
- the LOC130501918 gene encoding putative FBD-associated F-box protein At5g44940: MDALRKGCDRISELPDSLLTHILSYLSTKDSVQTSVLSKRWEFLWLNVSGLDLNAVDSLPYGEPLLRFMYRFLEFNRGSCLQTFKMKYCRHTKLGYDSKNSLEWITQVVHRRVQHLDLESRMYPRRLDIMPECVYVSKTLVSLKLVRIGLKNPKFDVSLPCLKIMHLANIFFKRSDDEGLSIMDYLCGDGHLIMKKLISGSPVLENFTMEVSIGLATGFTGYPLVNSFWTNVPQCLSSTLEYVTISLTIIENETGIKLVNYFLENSAVLKKLTLTCKYYNKLKREMAESYYTKLLTSTRLSTRCQVLVS